ATGCCAACTTTGGCACGCGCATTAATCACAGCATTTGGAAAGACCACCACAGCATCAGAAATCCTAGCAGATTTTGAGATTATAGCACTAGGATGAATAACAGATGGTAAGCAAAAACCTTTTTGTAAAAAAAACTCATAAAGACTTTTGCGTGTAGCATTATTGCCAATGGCTAAAACCACGCCGTATTCTTTAGCATTTTTTAAAGCCAAAAATTCCGCCTTTGTAATTGCTTCAATTCCGTTAAGTTGCTTTGTTTGGGGCGTATCATCAATTACAAGATACACAATATTAAGTGCTTCTAAAATATCTGCTATCACCGCGCCGTGTCCGCCCGCACCAAAAATTGCTAACTTTTGCATTTGTTTCCTTATATTTGCACTTTAAATCTCTGCGATTTTAACGCATTTTCTTAACATTTGCGCTTTAAATTTATCTTTTAAGGGATAAAATACACGCAAAAATTCCCTATAAAAAGGCAAAAGATGGAATCGCAAATCCTAAAAGAGTTAGATTTATCTTGCATTTGGCATCCTTGCACACAAATGCACGACCACGAAAATAATATTCCATTAATCCCCATTAAACGCGCTATTGGTGCGTATCTCTATGATTTTAACAACAAGGCATATTTAGATTGCATTTCTAGCTGGTGGGTGAATCTCTTTGGGCATTGTAACCCTTATATTAATGCAAAACTTAAAGAACAATTAGAATCTTTAGAGCATATCATTTTTGCAGGTTTTACCCATAAGCCCGTAATTGACTTATCTAAGCGGCTTTTAGGGCTTTTGGATTCCAACTTTGGCAAATGTTTTTATGCAGACAATGGCTCAAGCGCCATTGAAGTGGCTCTTAAAATGGCATTCCACGCAAGTGCGATTAAAGGAAATAAAAAAAATAAATTCCTATGCCTAGAAAATGCCTACCACGGAGAAACTATTGGAGCTTTAAGCGTAGGTGATGTTGGAATCTATACAGATGTTTATGCGCCCATTTTGCTAGAAACACTAAAAATTAAAGCCCCTGTGGGAGAAAACATTGATGCTTCCCTAGAAGCCCTAAAAATCTTGCTATCCACGCAAAAAGATTCCATTATTGCCTTTGTGCTAGAACCACTCATTCAATGTGCGGGAAATATGAATATGTATAGCCCGCGCTTTGTGCAAGAAGCTACAAAACTTTGCAAAGAAGCAGGTGTGTATGTTATTTTTGATGAAATTGCCGTAGGATTTGGGAGAACAGGCAGTCTTTTTGCCTATGAGCAATGTGGCGTTGTGCCGGATTTTCTTTGCCTTAGCAAAGGCATTACAGGAGGTTATTTACCGCTTTCTGTGGTTGTTACAAGTGATGAGATTTATCAATTATTTTATGCGCCTTTTAGCGAGAACAAAGCCTTTTTGCACTCCCACTCTTACACAGGAAATGCGCTAGCTTGTGCGTGTGCAAATGCGGTTTTAGATATTTTTGAACGCGATAATGTGCTTACGAAAAACAAAGAATTATCTGCATTTATTTGGGAGAGAATGCAGGCTTTAAGGAAGTTTAGCTGTGTGGGGAATTTGCGTCATCAAGGAATGGTTTTTGCTTTTGATTTAATAGGATTTAAAGGGGAGCGTAAAGGCTTAGAAGTCTTTAATAAAGGCTTAGAAAAGGGGCTATTACTCCGCCCTTTAGGCAATACAATCTATCTAATGCCCCCTTATATCCTAACTCAAGATGAAGCCACTTATATTTTAGATTCCATTTGTGAAATTCTAAAAACATTTTAAGGGCTTAAAAAGGATTCCATAATGGCATTTAAAATTGACACACAAATGCAAGCACCAGCATATAATAATACACCACAAAAACCAAAACTAGAGCCAGAGACAAATCCTCAACAAAAACCAAAGCCTCTAACAAATAACAGCGGGCAAATCCACGCTCGACCAAGCTATCCTAGCCAAAATCTCATTGACAAATACAAAACACCCGGCGCATTTATCAACGCACAAAACACTATGGGCAATCAATTAGGAATCCAAAATGTTATCAAACCACAAGAACAAGATATAGGGCAAGACGCGCTTTTAGAATTTTTACAGAGTCAAAACTCTGCACTTGAATCTTTAAATCAGATTCCACAACTTAGCTTTCAAGAAAGTTTGGAGCTTGAAAAAACTCTGCAAGAAATGGCACAAAAGCGGGAGCTAGCGCGTTTAGATTCCACCACTCTTGCTGAACTTTTAAGAAAAATCCAGCAATAAACTAAGAATCTCTTTGTTGAGCTTGTTGCTCCACTTTTACGCTAGACTCTACTTGTGGTGGAAGCGGATTTGTCTTAGCAAGATAGAAAGCAACTAGGATATTTACCACCATTGCAATGAGCAAAAGTGGCGTTGTGCGCTTAATAATTTCCACAGGGGATACCTTTGCAAATCCAGCAAGCGCCAAAATCCCCCCAGCAATAGGCGAAGCCGCTCTTCCTAAACACGAAGCAATTTCAATAGGCAATACTAAAGTAATTGGCGCAACTCCAAGTCTTGTCGCAATATCAGGTGCCAATCGTCCAAAAGCATTAAATGCAGCGATTCCACTTCCCATAATCACCGCAAATCCATACACTAGGAAGCTAAGTAAAGTAATACTTACAAACACAGCAATACTTGCACTCTCTCCACCTAAAGCACTCACCGCATTTGCTAGGATTCCAACCCCACCAAGGGACTTAATCCCTTCTGCAAACACAGAAGCGGCAATGATAATGCTAACAACGCTTACAAAAATCTCCGCCATAGCCTTTAAGATTACCACCATATCTTCACCTAGCTTCTTGCCATCTCTATGGCGCGCAAACTCCACAATGAATACAAGGGCGATACTCACAAAGTTTGCCGTTACCACATCAAGTTTTATACCCAAAAAATAAGCTATAAACAAAAACACTACAGGCAACCAAGGGAATAAAATATAAAGTGTAGGGCATTTTGGATCTATAATCTCTGGTGCTTCTACTTCTTCACAAAGCACACCTTTAGCCTTATCTCTTCTATCCACCCACGCAAAATAAAGTGGAATCAAAACTGCAATCACTGCCACATAAGCAACAACGCTCCAAATTTGATAATTCAAAAAAAGCCCCACAACATTGTCTTTTTGTCCTACCATATCCGCCATATTAATAGAATTTCCATCTTTTGGTCCATAATCTAGTGCAATTAAAGATAGCACACAAACAGCTGTGATAGGACGAATTTTAAGCGCGATTAACACAGGATAAATACAAGCAAGTAGCAGCAAAAGTAATCCTGCATAACTTGAAATAACTATTTTTAACGCCATACCTACAACAAAAGTTCCACTTAGGATTAAATATTTATTTTTAATCTTTCCAAGAGGCTTATTTGCCAAAAAAGCTAGTTTTGCTGAAGCGTTAATGTGCTTCATATAAGCCGCAAAACCTGCTACACTCATAATAATTAACCCCACTCCAGCAAGTTGTGTTTTAAAAGTTGCTGTAATAAAAGCAAAGCTATCAAGCAATACATCTAAAAAACTTGCACTC
The Helicobacter winghamensis ATCC BAA-430 DNA segment above includes these coding regions:
- a CDS encoding adenosylmethionine--8-amino-7-oxononanoate transaminase → MESQILKELDLSCIWHPCTQMHDHENNIPLIPIKRAIGAYLYDFNNKAYLDCISSWWVNLFGHCNPYINAKLKEQLESLEHIIFAGFTHKPVIDLSKRLLGLLDSNFGKCFYADNGSSAIEVALKMAFHASAIKGNKKNKFLCLENAYHGETIGALSVGDVGIYTDVYAPILLETLKIKAPVGENIDASLEALKILLSTQKDSIIAFVLEPLIQCAGNMNMYSPRFVQEATKLCKEAGVYVIFDEIAVGFGRTGSLFAYEQCGVVPDFLCLSKGITGGYLPLSVVVTSDEIYQLFYAPFSENKAFLHSHSYTGNALACACANAVLDIFERDNVLTKNKELSAFIWERMQALRKFSCVGNLRHQGMVFAFDLIGFKGERKGLEVFNKGLEKGLLLRPLGNTIYLMPPYILTQDEATYILDSICEILKTF
- a CDS encoding acetyltransferase, encoding MQKLAIFGAGGHGAVIADILEALNIVYLVIDDTPQTKQLNGIEAITKAEFLALKNAKEYGVVLAIGNNATRKSLYEFFLQKGFCLPSVIHPSAIISKSARISDAVVVFPNAVINARAKVGIGAIINTASVVEHDCSVGAFAHIAPNATLCGSVGIGDLSHIGAGSVVIEGKSVGENCVIGAGSVVINAIPSFKKMVGNPAKKEI
- the dcuC gene encoding C4-dicarboxylate transporter DcuC, encoding MSAFMIISTLIAVAVVAYYILKKYNPIFVFLFSGMLILIFAFYFTGVPIPKAPVRESASFLDVLLDSFAFITATFKTQLAGVGLIIMSVAGFAAYMKHINASAKLAFLANKPLGKIKNKYLILSGTFVVGMALKIVISSYAGLLLLLLACIYPVLIALKIRPITAVCVLSLIALDYGPKDGNSINMADMVGQKDNVVGLFLNYQIWSVVAYVAVIAVLIPLYFAWVDRRDKAKGVLCEEVEAPEIIDPKCPTLYILFPWLPVVFLFIAYFLGIKLDVVTANFVSIALVFIVEFARHRDGKKLGEDMVVILKAMAEIFVSVVSIIIAASVFAEGIKSLGGVGILANAVSALGGESASIAVFVSITLLSFLVYGFAVIMGSGIAAFNAFGRLAPDIATRLGVAPITLVLPIEIASCLGRAASPIAGGILALAGFAKVSPVEIIKRTTPLLLIAMVVNILVAFYLAKTNPLPPQVESSVKVEQQAQQRDS